Below is a genomic region from Campylobacter geochelonis.
GATGCATGCCATTTAGCCCTAAATCCATAATGATATTTTCGCCCTCTTCTGCGATACTTGCTTCAAACTCATCGCTTACTTTTTTATGGATATCTTCGATTCTAGCAGGCTGAATTCGTCCATCTTCAACTAAAAGTTCAATCACACGAGTTGCGATAGCTCTTCGGTATAAATTAAAACTACTTAAAATAATCGCGTGAGGTGTATCATCGATAATGATATCAACTCCCAAAACCATCTCAAGGGTTTTAATATTTCGCCCCTCTTTACCTATAATTCTACCTTTTAAATCATCATTTTTAATATCAACAACATTTATAAGTCGTTCAGCCGCATACTCTCCAGCAAAACGCGTCGTTGCCTGAGCGATGATATAGTTTGCTTTTTTCTTAGCTTCTCTTTTGGCCTCTTCTTCGTATTTTCTAACGATGTGAGCGATATCGCCACGAGATTTTTCCTCAACTCTTCTTAAAACCTCTCTTTTGGCCTCTTCTTCAGTAAGTCCTGCTGCATGCTCTAAAACTCTAATAGCTTCAGAAATTTTAGACTCATAGCTTTTTTTAAGATTTATACCTTCATCATAAGTTCGTTTTGCCTCTTTTTTAGAGTGTTCTGCTTCTGATTTGACCTTTTCTAAAATCTCTTTTTCATTCCCTAAAATTTGCTCTTTTTTGCCTATTTCATCAAATTTAGAGTCATACTCTTTTTGAAGTTTTATACTTTTGTCTTCATACTTTTTTTTAGCTTCAAATTCAGCCTCTTGAACTGTTAGCTTCGCATCTTTTAGCACACCTTCAGCTTCAAATTCTATCGCTTTTGCTTTTGCTTTTGCTTGTTCGATGAAAATGCTATAATTTGCATCATTAATTTTTTTAGCGAACAGATACCCTACGCCAACTCCCACTACACCGGCTCCTAAGCCTGCAATAATCTCTATCATATTTTCCTCTTGATATATAATTTTTTGTTGGAGTTATATAAAAATCACCTCTTATATCGTGGATTTGAGAAAGAATTTTTTTACTAAACATATCTTTTATCTCCACAAATACCATAATAGGCTTATATTTAAGTTTGCTAAAAAAGATATCATAATATCCCTTTCCATGACCTATCCTTGCCATTTTTCCGTCAACTCCAATAACGGGAATCACAGCCAAATCAATCCTTTTTTTATACTCATTTTGGTTTTTATTTTCTTTAATACCAAAATGAGATGAGTAAAAAGGAGCTCTTAATTTTACCATTTTAAAGCTAACATTTTGCATAAACGGTATATAAATTTGATACTTTAATGTAAATTTGCGTCTTAAAGTGAGTAAA
It encodes:
- a CDS encoding 5-formyltetrahydrofolate cyclo-ligase; protein product: MENLNKKDIFRKNAKKALKNELKFSAKSKHYTMLKTLEEVIKFTNSKRILLFMPLPYEPNLLTLRRKFTLKYQIYIPFMQNVSFKMVKLRAPFYSSHFGIKENKNQNEYKKRIDLAVIPVIGVDGKMARIGHGKGYYDIFFSKLKYKPIMVFVEIKDMFSKKILSQIHDIRGDFYITPTKNYISRGKYDRDYCRLRSRCSGSWRRVSVR
- the rny gene encoding ribonuclease Y, with the protein product MIEIIAGLGAGVVGVGVGYLFAKKINDANYSIFIEQAKAKAKAIEFEAEGVLKDAKLTVQEAEFEAKKKYEDKSIKLQKEYDSKFDEIGKKEQILGNEKEILEKVKSEAEHSKKEAKRTYDEGINLKKSYESKISEAIRVLEHAAGLTEEEAKREVLRRVEEKSRGDIAHIVRKYEEEAKREAKKKANYIIAQATTRFAGEYAAERLINVVDIKNDDLKGRIIGKEGRNIKTLEMVLGVDIIIDDTPHAIILSSFNLYRRAIATRVIELLVEDGRIQPARIEDIHKKVSDEFEASIAEEGENIIMDLGLNGMHPELVKLIGKLKFRASYGQNALAHSLEVAHLAGIIAAETGGDEILARRAGILHDIGKALTHEYEGSHVDLGAEICRRYKEHPVVINAIYAHHGHEEAETVECAAVCTADALSAARPGARREVLESFLKRVSEIEEIATSKEGVKSAYAINAGREVRVIANATLVNDDEAVLIAKEIAEGIQSSVQYPGEIKVSVIRETRAVDYAK